Below is a genomic region from Schistocerca americana isolate TAMUIC-IGC-003095 chromosome 1, iqSchAmer2.1, whole genome shotgun sequence.
cactgtcctttctactcatttgccatgtcgctcatttgttccgattgggcgccttctgcgctgatcatttgtcattgccggttttgttcatttccatttgctggattatgtctagggttggccggccgaatttccacatcatgaggtgctccgcctacagtcctattcccaccgtgttcaccgtgatatcgattctggttgccgtacctgtaccGTTCACGATTCTGtctacgtcctcgatcatttctgttgttccacctgtgttcgcgactgtcaccccagtttctatacggccggtcccgattattgttccgttcgcgtcgcgacgaccagtcacgccgttgattagtaatacggccacgactgcggtcgcgctgctgtgccccgtaataactttgtgcctgattaggcgggcattctcctgtattgtattccaactcttggagaagcgtcttaaacgtttccacgtcctctttgcatcgtcacgcaagaatgacgtgccgcaagtgcatcggcaatttggtgatgcatatcctaattagttccgcaggcccgtatgggtcgtatgggaattgatttgcctgcagcatgtggtcgaataggcgtgcagggctgccgaaaccagactggttcaaatttggcagcataattatgccatgtttgaccctatcttgtgccgcttccgaccaataggcggacagaaaggcttgtcgaaactcccgagtggagttgcagtgacgcgctgccgacctcatgcgaatcgccggttcgccttccaaatagccacacatatattctattttatgtgaacttgcccagtcgggaggaagacagaactcaaattgctcgagccatgctcgtggatgtattcctttttgcgaatttcggaatatctcaaactttctcaccgtaaggaaatgtttgaaatcaaatccccgcatttcctcctggcgaggcccttgaatgtttctattattctcatgtctgcccctcaaattacattcttccctgtcgtcaaaatctccctcgtggccggagtccctctctgcactgttcgtacggctatttttaatgctattgacgagttcggaatcacacgccatgcggttttccagatgcgccacgcgttcttgtaattcgcctgttacagctctgttttgcctgttcacttcgaactgtcccttctgaaatctcagaagcgaacgcacttcttcggtctctgcggccgctaccggtgtagtattgttctcgctttccgtcagcttcatcgtgcctacaatgtccgctaatgccgcaatcttatcatcaatttgtctcttgtcctccgccccagtctgcttcaattgttctacttgctgttccaacgcgtggatcgctaaactgttgtccgctattgtgttgctaacggacgtgggacaatgcgtttctacctcttggaccctcgagagtacctgctggtgctccctttggcattcttccctcagctcttggaaattcctaagtagccgttcttcgctttctttagattcggcatcgcccctccgcttgctctgttctaaggcttgcagacgatcatcgatttgttcaaatgtacggcctaattctttcataatatcactttttatctcacttgccagattgtttattctttgtgagatatcatcggacactctctgcatcgacttgtcaactttatttgtctgctggattagtttttcgtctatttgttcggctagctctcggatcgatttttcggatgattctttttgttctcggaacgatttttctgatttctgcgtcatttg
It encodes:
- the LOC124598049 gene encoding structural maintenance of chromosomes protein 2-1-like codes for the protein MQDRTNGLTAEPEINLPPTNQIDLAELMKALLQQNKENTEKSIRELGEQMTQKSEKSFEQMTQKSEKSFREQKESSEKSIRELAEQIDEKLIQQTNKVDKSMQRVSDDISQRINNLASEIKSDIMKELGRTFEQIDDRLQALEQSKRRGDAESKESEERLLRNFQELREECQREHQQVLSRVQEVETHCPTSVSNTIADNSLAIHALEQQVEQLKQTGAEDKRQIDDKIAALADIVGTMKLTESENNTTPVAAAETEEVRSLLRFQKGQFEVNRQNRAVTGELQERVAHLENRMACDSELVNSIKNSRTNSAERDSGHEGDFDDREEYRVSAAEGATPPRQLGEASDGCARRGCGCQLATGACLGPQGHTPPVTQACLSELLASH